Part of the Impatiens glandulifera chromosome 8, dImpGla2.1, whole genome shotgun sequence genome is shown below.
CCTTCGATCAAACAAACCAGGTGAGTCACAAATTCATACAAAGATACTTCTTTTCTGAAAACTTTTACCATTTAATCATCTGTTTGTCTCCTGGGTTCTTTTGTTCTCAATCATATTCACATTAAATTCCCTCCAGGTCAAGATCTTGAAGCCATAAATCAAATGGGTCCAAGACTTGAGCAATGGTGTAGAGAACCCGAAGTTAACATGTCAGAAAGTAACATGTTTGGGTTAATCAATGGAGAAGAAAAACTATTTGCTAATGCAATCTTGTTAAGGCTCGCTGATGCTTTTACCTCAGAGAACAAACAGATTAAAGCCTCTGTTGTTAAACTTTTCCTTTACTTATGGAAGAACTGTAAAAAGAAAGGATGCAACCAACTTGACAGAGTAATGTCAAAGCTTAGTTTAATGAATAGGGTAGAGCTACTAAGGAGGGTTAAGGTTGTCTTTGATGGGGGAGACACTGAATCCCGAGCTCTTGCATTGACATTTTTTGGCTGCTGTGCTTGTATTGCTAAGGAAAGAGCAGAAATTCGGTACCTTATTCTTTCAAGTTTGATGTCAAGTGATGTTCTAGAGGTCAGGCTCAATTGTTTTGATTTCAggttaacaattatttattggCAACATCTAATTCCTTATGATAATAATTCCAAAGAAAGGAACTGATATGAGAAACTGTGTAGGTGAAGGCGTCGTTATTTGCTGCAGGGTGCTTTTCGGAGCTGTCTGATGATTTTGCTTCAGTGTTCTTCGAGATATTAGTTAATATGGTGACATCATCTGATCTATCATGGGATGTAAGGTTGGTCGGCGTGCGATTGTTTTCCAAAATGGGATCCTCGTTAACACTTGCCAGTAAAGCTTACAAGGTTATGCATTATTAACATGAATTGCATATAAGCATACTTAAGTATCATTGGTGTTTGAGCATTTACTCGAAGCAGCTGTATTTGCATATGTTGATCTATGAACAGAACATTGTGTTTTGCTCTTAAATCGCAATATGGAATTCAATATTGCACCTTGATTATAGAAGGAACAAAATACTGTGGCTTATCTATTCATTCGCATGctattttattatgaaatttagCTATTGTAATGGATGTTTTTGTTCGGAATGAGTGAGCAAATTAGTATCAGCCATTGATAATCTTTGCAGTTCTTATTGTACTCTGAGTGACTTAAATACCACCTATAGATCATtagttgtacttttttttttctttgagatAAGAATTGCTTGTAGTTCTTATTTGTATTAACCTTCCATTTCAAGTAAACCTCAGAAAATGAGTCATAGTACTCGCACATTCTTTGCTTAAGATAGATTGCTTTGTAGAAAAGTAGTGCAGAATGTGGAATACTGCAGTTTTAAGTGTTAAATTAGTTACTATATGCACTTATTGGTGGATATTAACACGACTATATAATATTGCAGATAGGGATAAAACTGCTGTTAGATTCATTGGAAGAGGATCTATCACGTGTATTGCTTATTTCTCTTTCAAGACTTGCTTCAAGATCAATATGCCTCATTTCTGGACAGGTAATATCCCAACAGATGGAGTTAGTGGATGAGATTGCTCATGTTCTCATATGCTTGAACCCAGTTGAAAACacctatttttatatttctctaTCTGGATCCCTTTCCAcattagaaaacaaaaataaatttctgaATCAGTCTCTATCCAGATACAGAAgcgaaaattaaattttaagccAGGGTCTgactaaatttagttttcaaACGTTTGTGTATCGGGAACAGATCCGGATATATAAacaataagtgtttccaaattgtttattttttcttctgtATTTTATACGGAATATCAGATGGATTGGTTATTTGAATAGATTAATTGAATGCTCTA
Proteins encoded:
- the LOC124912905 gene encoding uncharacterized protein LOC124912905 — protein: MEKTSAARAIEWSIDLEKSLRSNKPGQDLEAINQMGPRLEQWCREPEVNMSESNMFGLINGEEKLFANAILLRLADAFTSENKQIKASVVKLFLYLWKNCKKKGCNQLDRVMSKLSLMNRVELLRRVKVVFDGGDTESRALALTFFGCCACIAKERAEIRYLILSSLMSSDVLEVKASLFAAGCFSELSDDFASVFFEILVNMVTSSDLSWDVRLVGVRLFSKMGSSLTLASKAYKIGIKLLLDSLEEDLSRVLLISLSRLASRSICLISGQVNLLFTFLSPDKPLLLKATALRCLQYIAAREICDFSSTADSLEILVHILEESSFSPLLRCGALNLLQKMMLSYALPTMSDTNMLMIPKLFIVLKNSVQSSIWEERVSAIGILIDLAQNITGKKDATFLASRIMLFVIDQINWLVRQVQDLHQQDGHSLLGLLLYLVENYPDLGSVELDRICLILEYLLDSCDQFEGNNGRFFASKWKSFTKSR